One part of the Salinivirga cyanobacteriivorans genome encodes these proteins:
- a CDS encoding YebC/PmpR family DNA-binding transcriptional regulator, with the protein MAGHSKWANIKHRKGAQDAKRAKMFTRISKEIMIAVKEGNDPDPNNNPRLRLAIQNARGINMPKDNIQRAIDKASDKSTDQLAEMTFEGHGPGGVGIFVECMTDNNNRTVSDVRSIFNKRGGSLGKNGSLSFIFERKGVFTIPKKADLNLEELELELIDAGAEEFDSEGEMLIVTTSMEDFGNMQKKLDELNIEAENAGLQRIPNSTQEVDLATAKKVLAMVEEFEENDDVQNVYHNLEMTPELEKELS; encoded by the coding sequence ATGGCAGGACATAGTAAATGGGCAAACATTAAACACAGGAAAGGTGCACAGGACGCAAAAAGAGCAAAAATGTTCACCCGGATATCGAAAGAGATAATGATTGCTGTAAAGGAGGGCAATGATCCGGATCCAAATAACAACCCCCGATTGCGGCTTGCCATACAGAATGCACGGGGAATAAACATGCCCAAAGACAACATTCAGCGGGCAATAGATAAAGCATCTGATAAATCAACCGACCAGCTGGCCGAAATGACCTTTGAGGGACATGGACCGGGTGGAGTTGGAATTTTTGTGGAGTGCATGACAGACAATAACAACCGCACAGTGAGCGATGTACGCTCGATATTTAACAAGCGGGGTGGCAGCCTGGGTAAAAATGGCTCACTCAGTTTTATTTTTGAACGAAAAGGCGTTTTTACCATACCTAAAAAAGCTGACTTAAACCTAGAAGAACTTGAACTTGAGCTTATTGATGCTGGAGCAGAAGAGTTTGACAGCGAAGGAGAAATGCTCATCGTAACTACATCGATGGAGGACTTTGGCAACATGCAGAAAAAACTCGATGAACTGAATATAGAAGCTGAAAATGCAGGTTTGCAAAGAATACCCAACTCGACACAGGAAGTTGATTTAGCAACAGCAAAAAAAGTACTGGCGATGGTGGAAGAATTCGAGGAAAACGATGATGTTCAGAACGTTTACCACAACCTCGAAATGACCCCGGAACTGGAAAAAGAGCTCTCTTAA
- a CDS encoding ABC transporter permease, producing the protein MFDIDRWQEIIHTLKSNKLRTFLTAFGVFWGIFMLTVMLGSGTGLENGIYRNMGDFSTNSAFMWTQKTTEPYKGFEAGRNWNFNNGDTKAILDNVAGIDRLAPRIQGYGGDGATNAVYGDNTGSFSIFGDYPDWNEVDPLTITEGRFINEMDIQRRRKVVVIGKRVKEILFDKGEEPLNKFIRINGVYFQVVGVFKSKKTGQQADNENQNVHIPFTTLQRLYNYGDKVFWYAMTSHKTTSVSAVAEEVMEVVKRRHDIAPYDDQAIGHFNVEEQFMKVQNLFTGINILIWLVGIGTLLAGVIGVSNIMLVVVRERTKEIGIRRAIGAKPVKITNQILMESLVLTASAGWMGLVFGVGLIELINSAMGEGSDFFSNPTVNFGVAITALTILIISGVLAGMLPAKRALRIKPIEALRTE; encoded by the coding sequence ATGTTTGACATTGATCGTTGGCAGGAAATCATTCATACACTCAAAAGCAATAAATTACGCACATTCCTAACAGCCTTTGGCGTATTTTGGGGCATTTTTATGCTTACCGTAATGCTTGGTTCAGGAACAGGCCTTGAGAATGGTATTTACCGTAACATGGGTGATTTTTCGACCAACTCTGCTTTTATGTGGACCCAGAAAACTACAGAACCTTACAAAGGATTTGAAGCAGGTAGAAACTGGAATTTTAATAATGGCGATACCAAAGCCATACTTGACAATGTAGCCGGTATAGACCGCCTCGCCCCACGCATACAGGGATATGGTGGCGACGGAGCTACAAATGCCGTGTACGGCGACAATACCGGCTCGTTTAGTATTTTTGGCGATTACCCCGACTGGAACGAAGTAGACCCTTTAACAATTACAGAAGGCCGCTTCATAAACGAAATGGACATTCAACGGCGACGAAAAGTAGTGGTAATTGGCAAGCGGGTTAAAGAAATACTTTTTGACAAAGGAGAAGAGCCTCTGAATAAATTTATTCGTATAAACGGGGTATACTTTCAGGTTGTTGGCGTATTTAAATCGAAAAAAACCGGCCAACAGGCAGATAACGAAAACCAAAACGTACACATACCTTTCACAACCTTACAACGGCTTTACAATTATGGCGATAAGGTTTTCTGGTATGCAATGACAAGCCACAAAACCACCAGTGTTTCTGCTGTTGCAGAAGAAGTAATGGAAGTGGTAAAACGCCGGCATGATATTGCTCCATACGACGACCAGGCCATTGGGCATTTTAATGTTGAAGAGCAATTCATGAAAGTGCAGAATCTATTTACCGGCATCAACATCCTCATATGGCTGGTGGGTATCGGAACGCTTCTGGCAGGGGTAATTGGCGTTTCCAATATCATGCTTGTAGTAGTGCGCGAAAGGACAAAAGAAATTGGCATACGCCGTGCAATTGGCGCAAAACCCGTTAAAATCACGAATCAAATTCTGATGGAGTCGCTGGTACTGACAGCTTCTGCTGGTTGGATGGGATTGGTTTTTGGCGTAGGACTAATCGAGCTGATAAACTCAGCCATGGGAGAAGGATCAGATTTCTTCAGCAATCCAACTGTCAATTTCGGTGTGGCCATCACAGCATTAACAATATTAATTATTTCAGGAGTACTGGCGGGAATGCTGCCTGCCAAAAGAGCATTGAGAATAAAACCTATTGAAGCATTAAGAACCGAATAA
- a CDS encoding efflux RND transporter periplasmic adaptor subunit translates to MKKFFRILLYVIIGVVFIGTIGFLYQKSQPKEKIYEIEKPFITDIENKTVATGTIIPRKEVEIKPRVSGIVTEIYVEPGKVLKEGDLIAKVTVVPDMVSLNNAEARLEQAKISKKDAQRKYDRQKSLFDKGVIPVADLEQAEIALKNAESELDAAENNVNLIKEGVSAKKGSLTNTLIRSTIDGMVLDIPVEQGNSVIESNTFNDGTTIAVVANMNEMIFEGKIDESEVGKIREGMPLKLTVGALEDVTFDAVLEYIAPKGEEEEGAVKFKIKAAVELKKDYFIRSGYSATADIVLERKDSVMAIKESLIKFEDEGDSVYVEVETEPQKFEKRYIDVGISDGINIEVLSGLEKDTRLKSKQLIKKQKKEKQQEESEEKA, encoded by the coding sequence ATGAAAAAGTTTTTTCGCATTTTATTGTATGTCATTATCGGTGTAGTTTTTATTGGCACCATTGGCTTCCTTTATCAGAAATCGCAACCCAAAGAAAAAATATACGAAATAGAGAAGCCATTTATTACCGACATTGAAAACAAAACTGTTGCTACCGGCACCATTATTCCCCGTAAAGAGGTAGAAATAAAACCACGCGTAAGTGGAATTGTGACAGAAATTTATGTTGAGCCGGGTAAGGTACTCAAAGAGGGCGACCTGATTGCTAAAGTTACGGTTGTCCCCGACATGGTTAGCCTCAACAATGCAGAAGCACGTTTAGAGCAAGCCAAAATAAGCAAAAAAGATGCTCAAAGAAAGTATGACCGGCAGAAGTCGCTTTTCGATAAAGGCGTGATACCGGTTGCCGATCTGGAGCAGGCAGAAATTGCTTTAAAAAATGCAGAAAGTGAACTTGATGCAGCAGAAAACAATGTCAACCTCATTAAAGAAGGAGTATCGGCAAAGAAAGGTTCACTAACCAACACACTCATCAGAAGCACAATCGATGGAATGGTACTCGACATCCCTGTTGAACAGGGAAATTCAGTAATTGAAAGTAACACCTTCAACGATGGAACAACCATTGCCGTAGTTGCCAATATGAACGAAATGATTTTCGAAGGAAAAATTGACGAAAGCGAAGTGGGAAAAATACGCGAAGGGATGCCACTGAAACTCACTGTGGGTGCACTTGAAGACGTAACCTTCGATGCCGTACTGGAATACATCGCTCCCAAGGGGGAAGAAGAAGAGGGTGCTGTAAAATTCAAGATCAAAGCAGCTGTGGAGCTCAAAAAAGATTACTTTATTCGTTCGGGTTATTCCGCAACAGCCGACATTGTGCTGGAACGCAAAGACAGCGTAATGGCCATAAAAGAGAGCCTCATAAAATTTGAAGATGAAGGAGACTCTGTGTATGTGGAAGTAGAAACTGAACCACAAAAATTCGAAAAACGCTATATCGACGTAGGCATAAGCGATGGGATTAACATAGAAGTGCTTAGCGGCCTTGAAAAAGATACCCGCCTAAAGTCAAAGCAATTGATTAAAAAGCAGAAAAAAGAAAAACAACAGGAAGAATCGGAAGAAAAAGCCTAA
- a CDS encoding O-acetyl-ADP-ribose deacetylase, translated as MSKPGNNKIEAIQGDITQIETDAIVNAANSALKGGGGVDGAIHRAGGPEILEECKSIVAKNGKLPTGEAVITTGGALKAKYVIHTPGPVWQGGHKNEPVELANSYHNSLKVAEENNCKTVAFPNISTGIYGFPKDRAAAIAVKTIREYIQKTTSIQKVYLVCFDNENYDWVQKNL; from the coding sequence ATGTCAAAACCAGGAAATAATAAAATTGAGGCCATACAGGGCGATATAACCCAAATAGAGACTGACGCAATAGTGAATGCGGCGAACTCTGCATTGAAAGGTGGAGGAGGGGTAGATGGCGCCATTCACCGTGCAGGAGGTCCTGAAATACTTGAAGAATGTAAAAGCATTGTAGCAAAAAATGGCAAATTGCCAACCGGAGAAGCTGTTATTACAACCGGGGGAGCGCTCAAGGCAAAATATGTAATCCATACTCCGGGACCAGTCTGGCAGGGCGGTCATAAAAACGAACCTGTTGAACTTGCCAATAGTTATCACAACTCACTTAAGGTAGCCGAAGAAAATAACTGTAAAACCGTTGCCTTTCCCAACATCAGCACTGGTATTTATGGTTTCCCAAAAGACAGAGCAGCAGCAATTGCAGTAAAAACAATAAGGGAGTACATTCAGAAAACAACAAGCATTCAGAAAGTATACCTGGTTTGCTTCGACAATGAAAATTACGATTGGGTTCAAAAGAACCTGTAA
- a CDS encoding tetratricopeptide repeat-containing sensor histidine kinase codes for MQQPALKKYLFSLLLILSGTVLFAQQNNIDSLQQLLKKETSVETRIDALNRLALILRRSYPDSALKYGEQANKIALKTGDSSRLAENHKNIGNIYYIKNQLDTAIKHFEQAMEIFEKKKDTLGLAKIYNNLGVVNRVKGNYLKTLKYYQKSLEKRKLLGDKEGMGKTYNNIGNLYFSLEDLDLAMEYYQKSLVTRKQYNDSLGMGGCLNSMGLIQLEKAQYDSAIIMLQQAMEIYKRYNDRQGIAHCQSSIGLAYMNLNQYKVASQYFVRALNIYEDLGSKLNIARTLIEIAETYNKQTEYEKAAELAARGLSIALEAETIGQAKNAYNQLATAYEGQKKPTKALHYYKKFIEVKDSLFSIEKMREIESIEKKYQIENQRLEIENLENENMLNQVKLKQIRSQQIFTIIAFLIAIGFIIFLLVTRKKLKRKNVTIFEQNKEITRQKNMLENHRKHLEEVVQERTKDLRNAKEKAEESDRLKSAFLANMSHEIRTPMNAIVGFTELLNYTSPTTEEAQTYRKLIEENSNLLLHLIDDIIDIAKIEAGELKVQLKETRLNKIIDNTIKVFNNKKKQIGKAHIKIEKNTDPNLENPLLQTDPFRLQQIISNLLDNAIKFTEEGHIEIGFHMADEENRLVVYIKDTGIGMTKEQKQFIFQRFGKVEERTKKLYRGAGLGLAISKNLTEMLGGRIRVESEFGEGSTFLVELPYSA; via the coding sequence ATGCAACAACCAGCTTTGAAAAAATATCTGTTTTCACTTCTTCTTATATTGTCGGGTACAGTTCTATTTGCACAGCAAAACAACATAGACAGTCTTCAGCAATTGCTAAAAAAAGAGACCTCTGTAGAAACACGCATTGATGCGCTTAATCGGCTTGCACTAATACTGAGACGCTCCTACCCCGATTCGGCGCTTAAATATGGTGAGCAAGCAAACAAAATTGCACTTAAAACCGGAGATTCATCAAGGCTTGCTGAGAACCATAAAAACATTGGCAACATTTACTACATTAAAAACCAGCTCGATACTGCAATTAAACATTTCGAGCAGGCAATGGAAATATTTGAAAAGAAAAAAGACACCCTTGGACTTGCTAAAATTTATAATAATCTTGGTGTGGTAAACCGCGTAAAAGGCAATTACCTAAAAACTTTAAAATACTACCAAAAGTCGCTTGAAAAACGCAAATTGCTTGGCGATAAAGAGGGAATGGGAAAAACCTATAACAATATCGGGAACCTGTATTTTTCACTGGAGGACCTTGATCTCGCAATGGAATACTACCAAAAATCGCTGGTTACAAGAAAACAATACAACGACAGTCTGGGTATGGGCGGATGCCTTAATAGCATGGGACTAATCCAGTTAGAAAAAGCACAATATGATTCAGCCATTATTATGTTGCAACAGGCAATGGAGATTTACAAAAGATACAACGATCGCCAGGGCATTGCCCATTGTCAATCGAGCATTGGACTGGCTTACATGAACCTAAACCAGTATAAGGTAGCATCACAGTACTTTGTAAGAGCACTCAATATTTATGAAGATCTTGGCTCAAAACTCAACATTGCCAGAACACTTATTGAAATTGCAGAAACATACAATAAGCAAACCGAATACGAAAAAGCCGCAGAGTTAGCCGCAAGGGGACTTAGCATCGCGTTGGAAGCGGAAACAATCGGGCAGGCAAAAAATGCCTACAACCAGCTGGCAACAGCCTATGAAGGGCAAAAAAAGCCCACAAAAGCCCTCCATTATTATAAAAAATTTATTGAGGTAAAGGACAGCCTTTTCAGCATAGAAAAGATGCGTGAAATCGAATCTATCGAAAAAAAATACCAGATTGAGAATCAGCGTCTTGAAATTGAGAACCTCGAAAATGAAAATATGCTGAATCAAGTTAAGCTTAAACAGATACGAAGTCAGCAAATTTTTACTATAATAGCTTTTCTTATTGCTATTGGGTTCATTATTTTCTTATTGGTTACACGCAAGAAACTAAAACGTAAAAATGTTACCATTTTTGAGCAAAACAAAGAAATTACACGGCAGAAAAACATGCTCGAAAACCACAGGAAACATTTGGAGGAAGTAGTTCAGGAACGCACAAAAGATTTGCGCAATGCTAAAGAAAAGGCCGAAGAGAGCGACAGGCTGAAATCTGCATTCCTGGCCAACATGTCGCATGAAATAAGAACACCAATGAATGCTATTGTGGGTTTTACAGAGTTGCTTAACTACACATCGCCCACAACAGAAGAAGCACAAACTTACAGAAAGCTGATCGAGGAAAACAGTAACCTGTTGCTCCATTTGATTGACGATATTATCGATATTGCAAAAATCGAGGCCGGCGAGCTTAAAGTGCAATTAAAAGAGACCCGACTTAATAAAATAATTGACAATACCATCAAGGTGTTCAATAATAAGAAAAAACAGATTGGCAAAGCACATATTAAAATAGAAAAAAACACAGATCCAAACCTGGAAAACCCGCTATTACAGACAGACCCTTTCAGGCTTCAGCAAATTATATCGAATCTGCTTGACAATGCCATAAAATTTACCGAAGAAGGCCACATAGAAATTGGCTTCCATATGGCCGATGAAGAGAACCGCCTGGTGGTTTATATTAAAGACACAGGCATCGGAATGACAAAAGAGCAAAAACAATTTATATTTCAGCGGTTTGGCAAAGTTGAAGAACGCACAAAAAAACTATACCGGGGCGCAGGTTTAGGACTGGCTATCAGCAAAAACCTTACAGAGATGCTGGGTGGAAGAATCCGGGTCGAATCTGAATTTGGCGAGGGCTCTACTTTCCTCGTGGAACTCCCTTATTCCGCATAA
- a CDS encoding rhodanese-like domain-containing protein — translation MPEIKNISTKEAIQKQNNKKTIFIDSRPVDAFNGWRLKNESRGGHIPGAISLDAKWTKYIDWIEIVRQKGIVPEDNIVIYGYNESANNEVATMFATAGYQNIAIYPYFTTEWIPNTDLPLKKLARYKNLVPAQWLKEALDGKKVEHFEGGNLVVCHAHYQNPKDYDSGHIPGAIPMDTNWLESMETWNRRSPEEIKTVLEKSGITQNSTVVVYGRFAAPRNEDPFPGSSAGHLGAMRIAFILLYAGVKDVKILNGGLQSWKDAGFDITSTPTEPQPAVDFGAEIPGRPELAVDVPEAKTMLQSGDANLVCIRSWKEYIGEVSGYNYIEKTGRIPGAVFGNCGSDAYHMENYRHLDHTMRAFPETAEIWEDAGITPDKHNAFYCGTGWRGSEAFLNAWLMGWPRVSVYDGGWFEWSNDPANPIETGHPKDIDTNKKIMQNLL, via the coding sequence ATGCCAGAGATAAAAAACATTTCCACCAAAGAAGCTATTCAGAAACAAAACAACAAAAAAACAATTTTCATAGACTCCAGACCGGTAGATGCTTTTAACGGATGGCGGCTTAAAAACGAATCCCGTGGCGGGCACATACCCGGGGCCATCAGCCTTGACGCCAAATGGACCAAATACATCGACTGGATTGAAATCGTAAGACAAAAAGGTATCGTACCAGAGGATAACATTGTTATTTATGGTTACAATGAATCAGCAAATAACGAAGTAGCCACCATGTTTGCCACTGCAGGATACCAAAACATTGCCATTTACCCGTACTTTACTACCGAATGGATTCCAAATACTGACCTGCCCCTGAAAAAGCTGGCACGTTACAAAAATCTCGTCCCTGCCCAATGGCTTAAAGAGGCATTAGATGGGAAAAAAGTTGAGCACTTCGAAGGCGGAAACCTGGTAGTTTGCCATGCGCATTACCAAAATCCAAAAGATTATGATTCGGGCCATATACCCGGAGCCATACCTATGGATACCAACTGGCTGGAATCTATGGAAACATGGAACCGCAGGTCACCCGAAGAGATTAAAACTGTGCTCGAAAAATCGGGCATCACCCAAAACAGCACAGTAGTTGTTTACGGCCGTTTTGCCGCTCCCCGCAACGAAGACCCTTTTCCGGGCAGCAGCGCCGGTCACCTCGGAGCCATGCGCATCGCATTCATTCTGCTTTATGCTGGGGTAAAAGATGTCAAAATACTGAATGGTGGGTTGCAATCCTGGAAAGATGCCGGTTTTGATATTACATCCACACCCACAGAACCTCAGCCGGCGGTTGATTTTGGAGCAGAAATTCCCGGTCGACCCGAACTTGCCGTAGATGTGCCCGAGGCCAAAACAATGCTGCAATCCGGTGATGCCAATTTGGTTTGCATACGCAGCTGGAAAGAATACATTGGTGAAGTAAGTGGTTACAATTACATTGAAAAAACCGGCCGCATACCCGGTGCCGTATTTGGCAATTGTGGTTCTGATGCCTACCATATGGAAAACTACCGCCATTTGGACCACACCATGCGCGCTTTCCCTGAAACCGCTGAAATTTGGGAAGATGCCGGCATTACACCCGATAAGCACAACGCTTTTTATTGTGGAACTGGGTGGCGTGGCAGCGAAGCATTCCTCAACGCCTGGCTCATGGGTTGGCCCCGCGTATCGGTTTACGACGGTGGCTGGTTCGAGTGGAGCAACGACCCCGCTAACCCAATTGAAACCGGCCACCCCAAAGATATCGACACCAACAAAAAAATCATGCAGAATTTGCTGTAG
- the miaB gene encoding tRNA (N6-isopentenyl adenosine(37)-C2)-methylthiotransferase MiaB — translation MAKKLYIETYGCQMNVADSEVVASVLGEEHYEVTNDESEADLVLINTCSIRDNAEKRIWNRLDALKHNKKINPELKVGVIGCMAERLGGKLAENKLVSLVAGPDSYRKLPGMLTMADKGDPAIDTELSKEETYAGILPKRLEENAFGGFVSISRGCNNFCTYCIVPYTRGRERSRNPEDVMSEVQELINTGHKEITLLGQNVNSYHYKTDEADIDFPDLLKSVSKLDTTVRIRFTTSHPKDISDKLIETIAENDNICNHIHLPVQSGSSRMLKLMNRKYDRDWYMERIQKIHEFIPNCGITTDIFCGFHDETEVDHQQTLSLMKEVGFDWAFMFKYSEREGTYAAKHLKDNVPEETKTKRLQEIIALQQELSIKSNKADIGKKFAVLAEGVSKKSDQELFGRNEQNKVIVFPKGNYNPGDYVQVKVFDCSSATLKGSLVE, via the coding sequence ATGGCGAAGAAGTTATATATCGAAACGTACGGATGCCAAATGAATGTGGCAGACAGTGAGGTTGTTGCATCTGTGCTGGGTGAAGAGCATTATGAAGTTACAAATGACGAATCAGAGGCTGATCTTGTGTTAATCAACACCTGTTCTATTAGAGATAATGCGGAGAAGCGCATTTGGAACCGGTTAGATGCTTTAAAACATAATAAAAAAATAAATCCGGAGCTTAAAGTTGGAGTGATTGGATGTATGGCCGAAAGGCTTGGTGGTAAGTTAGCTGAAAATAAGCTGGTTAGCTTGGTGGCCGGACCGGATTCCTACCGGAAATTACCCGGCATGTTAACCATGGCCGATAAGGGTGATCCGGCTATTGATACTGAGCTCTCGAAAGAAGAAACTTATGCCGGTATTTTGCCAAAGAGGCTTGAGGAAAATGCATTTGGGGGTTTTGTGTCAATTAGTCGTGGGTGTAACAATTTTTGTACATATTGTATTGTGCCTTATACCAGGGGACGTGAGCGCAGTCGAAACCCAGAAGATGTTATGAGTGAGGTGCAGGAACTTATTAATACAGGCCATAAAGAAATTACTTTGCTGGGACAGAATGTGAATTCTTATCATTACAAAACCGATGAGGCAGATATTGATTTTCCTGACCTATTAAAAAGTGTATCAAAACTGGACACTACTGTCCGAATTCGTTTCACTACTTCTCACCCAAAAGATATCTCTGACAAGCTTATCGAAACAATTGCCGAAAACGATAATATTTGTAACCATATTCATTTGCCGGTACAGTCTGGTAGTTCAAGGATGCTTAAGCTGATGAACCGGAAATATGATCGCGACTGGTATATGGAACGGATTCAGAAAATACATGAGTTCATTCCGAACTGCGGCATAACTACGGATATTTTTTGTGGTTTTCATGATGAAACCGAAGTAGATCACCAGCAAACCCTGTCGTTGATGAAGGAAGTGGGATTCGATTGGGCATTTATGTTCAAATATAGTGAGCGGGAAGGCACCTACGCGGCCAAACACTTGAAAGATAATGTCCCGGAAGAGACAAAAACAAAGCGCTTACAGGAGATTATTGCGCTGCAACAGGAGCTTTCAATTAAAAGTAACAAGGCAGACATCGGGAAAAAGTTTGCCGTTCTGGCTGAAGGTGTTTCAAAAAAATCAGATCAGGAGCTCTTTGGTCGCAATGAACAAAATAAGGTAATTGTATTTCCAAAAGGAAATTATAACCCGGGCGATTATGTTCAGGTGAAGGTGTTTGACTGTTCGTCTGCCACTCTCAAAGGATCTTTAGTAGAATAA
- a CDS encoding ABC transporter permease gives MFDIDKWQEIFSTIRKNKLRTFLTAFSVAWGIFMLIILLGAGKGIQNAAMHNFKSDAVNSLWVYTGKTSKAHEGYQPGRNIRFTNKDFNETNRLNKEVIQSSSARLSVWSTDIQYGDELVGHRVYGVHPGTEELEQLAFEQGRFINKLDMKHFKKVVSISYKTRDALFKKNEDPIGKYIRLGDMPFKIIGVFKDQSERDNERVYVPIATAQKAFGEGNRIHNLAFTSENISIEQSVALEKDLRKQFAKRHHFDPEDDRAMYVNNNIENAKEIRSVFTGISLFVWLIGIGTIIAGIVGVSNIMLIVVKERTKEIGVRKAIGATPWSVINLVLLESITITTLAGYFGLVLGVGILELLSANMPNSEFFRNPEADFSVAVSATILLILSGAIAGLIPARKAAKIKPIVALRDE, from the coding sequence ATGTTTGATATCGACAAATGGCAAGAAATTTTCTCGACCATCCGAAAAAATAAACTGCGTACGTTTCTAACTGCGTTCAGTGTAGCATGGGGTATTTTTATGCTTATAATTCTGCTTGGAGCCGGCAAAGGGATTCAAAATGCAGCCATGCATAACTTTAAATCTGATGCCGTTAACAGTTTGTGGGTTTATACCGGAAAAACCAGCAAAGCCCATGAAGGGTACCAGCCTGGTCGCAATATTCGTTTCACAAATAAAGACTTTAATGAAACCAACCGGTTAAACAAGGAAGTCATACAGAGCAGCTCGGCCCGGTTAAGTGTCTGGAGTACCGACATACAATACGGAGATGAACTAGTGGGACACAGGGTTTATGGCGTACATCCGGGTACTGAAGAGCTGGAGCAATTAGCATTTGAACAAGGCCGCTTCATTAACAAACTCGACATGAAGCACTTTAAAAAGGTGGTATCTATCTCCTACAAAACGAGAGATGCGCTTTTCAAGAAAAATGAAGATCCGATTGGCAAATACATTCGACTGGGCGACATGCCATTTAAAATTATTGGGGTATTTAAAGACCAGTCTGAGCGCGACAACGAGCGGGTATACGTGCCCATAGCCACAGCGCAAAAAGCTTTTGGCGAAGGCAACAGGATTCATAACCTGGCTTTTACCTCAGAAAACATCTCTATTGAGCAGAGTGTAGCGCTTGAGAAAGATTTGCGAAAGCAATTTGCCAAACGCCACCACTTCGACCCGGAAGATGATCGTGCCATGTATGTAAACAACAATATTGAAAATGCCAAGGAGATCAGAAGCGTATTTACAGGTATTTCATTATTTGTATGGCTTATTGGTATTGGAACCATCATTGCCGGCATTGTAGGGGTGAGCAATATTATGTTGATAGTTGTAAAGGAGCGGACCAAAGAAATTGGTGTACGCAAAGCCATTGGTGCCACGCCATGGTCGGTGATCAACCTGGTATTGCTCGAATCCATAACCATCACAACCCTTGCTGGTTATTTCGGACTGGTATTAGGCGTGGGCATTCTGGAATTACTTTCAGCGAACATGCCCAATTCAGAATTTTTCAGAAACCCGGAAGCAGACTTTTCTGTGGCTGTAAGTGCAACCATATTATTGATTTTGAGCGGAGCCATCGCAGGATTGATCCCGGCCAGGAAAGCTGCAAAAATTAAACCCATTGTCGCACTGCGCGACGAATAA
- a CDS encoding carboxymuconolactone decarboxylase family protein, whose product MSETLKHYREYRQEMNERILAGNNKVIKRIFNLDTNTYMEGALDTRTKEMLGLVSSMVLRCDDCIRYHVEQCHKLGVSKAELFEIFSVANVVGGTIVIPHLRRAVEFWDELEAEASEN is encoded by the coding sequence ATGAGCGAAACATTAAAGCACTATCGTGAATACAGGCAAGAAATGAATGAGCGAATACTGGCCGGAAATAACAAGGTAATCAAGCGTATATTTAACCTTGATACCAATACTTATATGGAGGGAGCTTTGGATACCAGGACCAAAGAGATGCTTGGATTGGTGTCATCAATGGTGCTGCGTTGCGACGACTGTATTCGTTACCATGTAGAACAGTGCCATAAATTGGGAGTAAGCAAAGCTGAACTGTTTGAAATTTTTAGTGTTGCCAATGTGGTGGGGGGTACAATTGTAATTCCACATTTGCGCAGAGCCGTTGAGTTTTGGGATGAACTCGAAGCCGAGGCTTCTGAAAATTGA